In Rhodococcus pseudokoreensis, the DNA window GCCGCCGTCACCTGCGCGGTGCGCGCCTCGACGAACTCACCGGGGTCGAGGCCGTACAGTTCGTCGGCGACGTCGTCGAGGGTCACGGCACCATACTTTCACCGCGACCGTTCCGTCCGGGCCGACTCGGGTCAGGCCAGTCGTTCCGCTGCGGCCGCGATTCGTTCGTCGTCGGCCGTGAGCGCGATCCGCACGTGGGTGCCGCCGCCGGGACCGTAGAACTCCCCCGGCGCCACGAGAATGCCCCGCTCCGCGAACCACTCGACGGTGTCCCGGCAGGCTTCGCCGCGGGTCGCCCACAGGTACAGCCCGGCCTCGGAATCGTCGACGGTGAATCCGGCGCCGCGCACCGCTGCGAGAAGGATCTCGCGGCGACGGCGGTACCGCTCACGCTGCTCGTTCTCGTGGTCGTCGTCGCTGAGCGCGGCGGTCATCGCCGACTGGATCGGCAACGGCACCATCATGCCCGCGTGCTTGCGGACCTCGAGGAGTTCGGCGACCAACGCCGGGTCACCGGTGACGAAGCCCGCGCGGTAGCTCGCGAGGTTGGACGTCTTCGACAGCGAATGCACCGCGAGGAGACCCGTGAGATCGCCGTCGTTCACCCGCTCGTCGAGGATGGAGAGAGCTTCCCCTTCCCAGGTCAACCCCAGGTAGCACTCGTCGGACGCCACGATGGCGCCCCGGCTGCGCGCCCAGTCGACCACCTTGCGCAGATGCTCGAGGCCGAGCACCTTGCCGGTGGGATTGGACGGCGAGTTCACGAAGATCAGCGACGCACCCTCGGGGCCGAGCCGGTTCAGGCCGTCGGCGCGGATCACCCGCGCACCCGCGAGGAGCGCACCCACCTCGTAGGTGGGGTACGCCAGCTCCGGAATGACCACGAGGTCGTCGGCGCCGAGCCCGAGAAGGCGTGGCAGCCAGGCGATGAGCTCCTTCGTGCCGATCGCGGGCAGCACCGCCGCCGGATCGATGCCGGTGATTCCGTAGCGGCGGCGCAGCGCCTCGACCGCGGCGGTGCGGAGTTCGTCCGTGCCGTGCGTCGTCGGATATCCCGGAACCGCAGCGACCGCGGTCAGCGCCTCCTGGATGATCGGGGCCACCGGATCGACCGGGGTTCCCACCGACAGGTTGACGATGCCACCCGGGTGGGCGAAGGCCTTCGCCTTCGCCGACTCGAGCGAGTCCCACGGAAAGTCGGGAAGTGCTGCGGCTACCGGGATACGAGGCACATCTAGTCCTCGCCCATGGGGGGCAGCGCCTTGATGAACGGCGGGTCGTAGTCGACCTTGCCCAGTTTCGCCGCTCCGCCTGGGGAACCGAGATCGTCGAAGAAGTCGACGTTCGCGGCGATGTAGCCGTTCCACTGGTCCGGGACGTCGTCTTCGTAGAAGATGGCTTCGACGGGGCAGACGGGTTCACAGGCGCCGCAGTCCACACATTCGTCCGGATGGATGTAGAGCATCCGCCCGCCCTCGTAGATGCAGTCGACAGGGCATTCCTCGATACACGCCTTGTCCAGCACATCCACGCACGGTTCAGCAATCGTGTAGGGCACTGCCGCTCTCCCTGCCTTTCTGACACGAGTAAGCACGAGGTACGGGCCGCTTGTACCTCGCGGAAGAAACTATTATCGCCTGCCCGGCGGACCCCTCTGCGGTGAGGGTTACCTGACCCGGCGGATCGTCGCGGGCACCGGCGCCCGGTCCGCGATCCGTTTTTCGGCCTGTTTTACGGCTCTCACCAGCGCGCCCCGTTCGCCGAGATACCCGGCCACCACACCGACCACCGGGATGTTCCCCAGCAGCGCGTAGGTCCCGCCCGGTTGCGGGCGCTTGTCGAGTTCGTCACTGAGCGCCCGCACCGTGCCCGCGGTACGCCACAGCGCGCCGATCAGTCCGAACGGGCGCCACACCGAGACACCGTCCGCCGAACCGGATGGCGGGGTCGCGCCGGCGAGCACCGCGGACGCGTCCGTCTCGCGACGGCAGAGCACGGACGCCAGCAGGTCCACCTGCGCGGACCGGCCGGTGACACCGTGTTCCCGGGCCACCGCGACGAGAACGACGGCCTGGTTGGCGAACCCGAGCACGTCCTGGATCGGGAGCCGGTTGAGGAGCACACCGAACATGCCCGGGGACGCGACCGCGATCGTGTTCAGCGCGCCGATCCGCGTCACCCACCACCGTGCCCGCTCGTCGTCGCTCGCCTTCTCCCACGACGCCGTTCCCGGGAACCGCACGGTGTCGAGCACCCACGCGATGCCGTCGAGCAGCGCCTCCGCGGCGCCCCGTTCCTCCGCTGTCGGGGCGAACGTCCGGCCCTTGATACCGAACGGATCCGTGAGGGCCAGATCGAGCACGGGGTTGATGCCCCGCGCGGCGCGATCCAGGATGGCGACGACCGTGTCGTCGCCCAGCCGAAGCGTCTCGCTCATGCGGC includes these proteins:
- the fdxA gene encoding ferredoxin, translating into MPYTIAEPCVDVLDKACIEECPVDCIYEGGRMLYIHPDECVDCGACEPVCPVEAIFYEDDVPDQWNGYIAANVDFFDDLGSPGGAAKLGKVDYDPPFIKALPPMGED
- the dapC gene encoding succinyldiaminopimelate transaminase, which produces MPRIPVAAALPDFPWDSLESAKAKAFAHPGGIVNLSVGTPVDPVAPIIQEALTAVAAVPGYPTTHGTDELRTAAVEALRRRYGITGIDPAAVLPAIGTKELIAWLPRLLGLGADDLVVIPELAYPTYEVGALLAGARVIRADGLNRLGPEGASLIFVNSPSNPTGKVLGLEHLRKVVDWARSRGAIVASDECYLGLTWEGEALSILDERVNDGDLTGLLAVHSLSKTSNLASYRAGFVTGDPALVAELLEVRKHAGMMVPLPIQSAMTAALSDDDHENEQRERYRRRREILLAAVRGAGFTVDDSEAGLYLWATRGEACRDTVEWFAERGILVAPGEFYGPGGGTHVRIALTADDERIAAAAERLA